A single genomic interval of Streptomyces sp. BA2 harbors:
- the rpsT gene encoding 30S ribosomal protein S20, with translation MANIKSQIKRIKTNEKARQRNKAVKSSLKTAIRRAREAVAAGDTQKAVEATREASRQLDKAVSKGVIHKNQAANKKSALASKVATLQG, from the coding sequence GTGGCGAACATCAAGTCCCAGATCAAGCGGATCAAGACCAACGAGAAGGCGCGTCAGCGCAACAAGGCGGTCAAGTCTTCCCTGAAGACCGCGATCCGCAGGGCTCGCGAGGCCGTTGCCGCTGGTGACACCCAGAAGGCCGTCGAGGCGACGCGCGAGGCTTCGCGCCAGCTCGACAAGGCCGTCTCCAAGGGCGTCATCCACAAGAACCAGGCCGCCAACAAGAAGTCGGCGCTTGCTTCGAAGGTCGCGACCCTCCAGGGCTGA